GTCGTCGGCCAGACGCTGCTCACGCGGCGTGACATCTTCGACCGGCTCGGCTATCTCAACGCGCGCAACGCCTTGCTCGGCCTGCTCGAAGCCGGCGCCATCCCGATCGTGAACGAAAACGACGTGGTCGCCACGGACGAGATCGCCGAGGCGCGCATCGGCGACAACGACAACCTCTCGGCCTACGTTGCCAACCTCACCGACGCCGGCCTGCTCGCCATCCTCACCAACATCGACGGCCTCTACGACAAAGACCCGCATCTGCACGCCGACGCGGCGCTTGTGCCCGTCGTGCCGCACATCAGCGGCGAGACCGAGGCGATGGCCGGTAAGGCGATCAGCGAGCGATCGCGCGGCGGCATGGTCACCAAGCTGCAGGCCGCCAAGCTGGCCACCGCCTCTGGCGTCGATGTCGTGATCGCCAACGGCCACGCACCCGACGTGCTGCCGCGTCTCGCGGCGGGCGAGGGCATCGGCACGCTCTTTCCCGCCACGGTGGACCACCTGGAGAGCCGTCGCCGCTGGATACGCGCGGCGGTGGCGCCGAAGGGACGAATTGTGGTGGATGTGGGCGCGGCGCGGGCGCTGGCGGCGGGCAAGAGCCTGCTGCCGGCCGGCGTCATTGCCGCTGAGGGCAGCTTCCAGCCGGCCGACCTGGTCGAGATCGCCGGGCGCGACGGCCGCCGCCTGGCCGTGGGCCTGGCGCGCTACGCCTGCGCGGACGTGGAATTGATCCGTGGCAAACGCTCCGATGCGATCGAGGCGCTGCTCGGTTACAGCTACGGCGACGCCGTGGTGCACCGCGACGATTTGGTGCTGGAGTAACGCGGCTCGCTCAGTGCGCCTTCGCCAGGAACGCCGCTTCCAGCGTGATCTGCAGCGGTTCCAGCACGCGCACGACCATGTTGTAGAAGGCGACGACGGCCACGAGATCGGTGAACTGCTCGTCGTCCAGGAACTGCTTGGCGGCCCCGGCCACCTCGTCGGCCACGCGCACCTGCTCCGTCGCCTGCCACGCATAGCGCATCACCGCGCGCTGCCGCTCGTCGAACAGCGGCGAGCAGGCCCACTCGCCCAGTGCGGCGATCTGCTCGGCGCTGATCCCGGCCTTCCTCGCCCACTCGACGTGGTGCTCGAACTCGTAGGGCGCGTTCGCCAGCCGCCCGACCGTGAGGATCGCCAGCTCGCGCAGCGCCGCATCGAGCTTCGAGCCGTTGCGCAGGTAGCCGCCGAGCCCGCCGAAGCCGCGCAGCAGCCCCGGCGAGTTGGCGAGGGCACGGTAGAGATTGAGCACGTAGCCGCGCTCGGCCTGCTGCCGGTCCATGATCTGGGCGATGTCGTCGGGCACGGCGTCGCGGTCGCGGTACGGCACACGGGGCATGGGCGGCCTCCTCATCCTGCCAGCCGCGCCGCCGCGGCCCCGTCCACGTACCAGTGCAGCGTGCCGTTCTCCGGCGCTACGAGCTGCGCCGGATAGAGCGACGGCCGGCGCTCGCCCTCCAGCACCTCGTGCAGCGCCGCGGCCTTGTCTTCGCCGGCGACCAAGAAGAGCACGTGCGCGGCGGCATTGATCAGCTTCGGCGTGAAGGTCAGCCGCTCGGCGCCGAGCTTCGGCACGTGGTTGGCAGCGACGAGGCGATGCCGGTCTTCCAAGGCTGCAGTCTCTGGAAAGAGCGAAGCCGTGTGCCCGTCCGGCCCCATGCCGAGCATCACCAGATCGAGGCGCGGCGTGCGCGCCCGGCCGACGCCGAGCGAATGGCGGATCTCGGCGGCGTAGGCGTCGGCCACGGCGACGAGCGGCGTCTGCCCGGCCGGCATGCGGTGAATCCGGTCCGCGGGCACGGGCACGTGGTCGAGCAGCGCCGCCTTCGCCATGCCGTAGTTGCTCTGCGGATCGCCTGGCGGCACGGCGCGCTCGTCGCTCCAGAAGACCTCGACTCTGGCCCAATCTACCTGATCGCGCTGATCCGGCTGCGCCAGCCACGCGAACATCGCCCGCGGCGTCGAGCCGCCGGAGAGCGCGACGCTGAACGGCCGATCGGCCGCCCTCGCCTCGGCCGCAAGCCGCACAAACAGATCTCCGCCGGCCGCGGCCATCGCCGCCGGGGTGTCGAAGAGGCACAGCTCGCGCTCGCTCACGCCGGGCCCTCGTCCGCGTTCGCGGGCAGCAGGGCGGCCAGGCGACCGGACATCTCGGCGGCTTCTTCGAAGATGCGGTCCGCGTCGAGCCGGTCGATCTCGTCGCCGAGCAAGGTGGCGTCGTCCGGCGCGGGGAAACGCACGCTGCGTTCGTTCGGCCTGGCGCCGTCGAGACTGACGCTGGTGAAGGCGTGCTCCTGCTCCCCGGCTAAGGTTATGTCAATCGCCGCGCGATGCTCGCCGCTGTCCGCCTCGATGTAGGTGCCCTGAACGTCGCCGGGCCTTGCGTCGCGGGCAGATTCGCCGCGCAGCTCGACCACGACGTCCCGGGCGGCGGAGCGCAAGCGCAGGCGGTAGGCGCCGGAGAACGTCTCTTCCGCCGCGCGCCCCGGCTCCCAATCGAGCCGCGACGCCAGCCAGCCGGCCAGGAGCAACGATTGCGCGGTGGGCGCCTCGTTGCTCTCGCCGCGTGTCGCGCGCTCAATGCGCACGCGGCGGATCTGCGGCAACAGCTCGCCCACTGTCGGCGGGTCGCAGAGCTGCGCCAGGATCTCGCGCCAGGGAGCCAGGCGGTTCCAGTTGAGGTCGCCCACCGGCACGTCGATCGTGTCGTCTTCCATGAAGCGGCCGAGCCGCTGCAGCGTGGCGGCGGGCGTACGGAAGCTGCCCGAGTCGATCAGCACACGGCTGCTGAGCCGGGCCAGCGCAAGAAAGGCGTCGTGCCTGAAGGGCGGATCGCCGGTCCACCAGAGGAACACCGGCAGATCGGAGATCAGCAGCGGATCGACGATGCTGCGCAGGTGCGGGCCGGAAGCGCCGGCGGCGCGCAGGCGGATCTCCTCGTAGCAGATGCGCCGGCCGGCTCCGAGGCGGCAACTGGCGGAGACGCTGGCATGGACACCGGGCGTGCCGGGCGCCAGGTCGGCGATCAGCAGGATCGTGCGCGAAGGATGCCGCCCCGCCAGCTCGGTCATCACCGCTGTTGCCCGCGCCGCGTCCTCCTCCGAGCCGGTGTAGATCACCAGGTTGGCGACGCTGTTGCGCGTGCCGGCCTGGCCCTCGCTCGCGGCGGCGGGGCTGGCGTACTGCTTGCGCAGCGAGGCGAGCGCCTTCTCGATGCCGGGCACGTCGCTGGCCTCGGTCTGCCAGAAGCCTTCGTCCGCCGGCTCGCGGCCATCTGCGGAGATTGTCGTCTGACTCGTCGTCACAAACTGCCTCTTTGTACAAGGAACGAGGGGATAGCATGTAGACGGTCGAAAATAGCGAAACTTGGCACCCTATTTTCTACTTCCTCTATCCTATTTCCTCGTTCCTCCCTACGGCGTGCGCCAGCGGCGGCCGTCGCGCTCGATCAGGCGGTCGGCGTCGCGCGGCCCCCAGGTGCCGGCGTCGTAGTTGGGAAAGGTCGGCGGCTCTTCTTCCTGCGCCCAGGCATCGAGCACGCAATCGAACATCTTCCAGCCCTCTTCGACCTCGTCTCGGCGCTTGAACAGCGTCTGGTCGCCCAGCATGCAGTCGAGCAGCAGCCGCTCGTACGCCTCCGGCGGGTCGACGAGGAAGCCGGCGCCGTAGGAGAAGTCCATGTTCACCGAGCGGATCTGCATCTGCGAGCCCGGCACCTTGGCGCCGATCGTCAGCGACATGCCCTCGTCCGGCTGGATGCGCAGCGCCAGCACGTTCGGCCGGAACTGCGTCACCGCCTGGCTGGCGAAGGCGAGGTGCGGCGCCTGCTTGAACTGCACCGCGATCTCGCTCACGCGGCGCGGCATGCGCTTGCCCGTGCGCAGATAGAAGGGCACGTCGGCCCAGCGCCAGTTGTCCACGAACAGCCGCGCCGCCACGTAGGTCTCGACCGCGGAGGTGGCCGAAACGTCCTGCTCTTCGCGGTAGCCTCCGGCCTGCGCGCCTTCAACCCAGCCGGGGCCGTACTGGCCGCGCACCACGTCGCGCACCTTGCCGCCGTTGCAGAGCGGCCGGATCGAGCGCAGCACCTTGACCTTCTCGTCGCGCACGCCGTCGGCGTCGAT
This sequence is a window from Dehalococcoidia bacterium. Protein-coding genes within it:
- the proB gene encoding glutamate 5-kinase, translating into MQSAGKRSAAEGGAKEQAPLRYRRIVAKFGTNLLTGGTDRLDLQMMAALVGQVARLVQRGAEVIVVTSGAVAAGQHRLGGERRSRRDLTFKQVLASIGQTQLMQSWDSLFAWHDLVVGQTLLTRRDIFDRLGYLNARNALLGLLEAGAIPIVNENDVVATDEIAEARIGDNDNLSAYVANLTDAGLLAILTNIDGLYDKDPHLHADAALVPVVPHISGETEAMAGKAISERSRGGMVTKLQAAKLATASGVDVVIANGHAPDVLPRLAAGEGIGTLFPATVDHLESRRRWIRAAVAPKGRIVVDVGAARALAAGKSLLPAGVIAAEGSFQPADLVEIAGRDGRRLAVGLARYACADVELIRGKRSDAIEALLGYSYGDAVVHRDDLVLE
- a CDS encoding carboxymuconolactone decarboxylase family protein, giving the protein MPRVPYRDRDAVPDDIAQIMDRQQAERGYVLNLYRALANSPGLLRGFGGLGGYLRNGSKLDAALRELAILTVGRLANAPYEFEHHVEWARKAGISAEQIAALGEWACSPLFDERQRAVMRYAWQATEQVRVADEVAGAAKQFLDDEQFTDLVAVVAFYNMVVRVLEPLQITLEAAFLAKAH
- the pgl gene encoding 6-phosphogluconolactonase, which codes for MSERELCLFDTPAAMAAAGGDLFVRLAAEARAADRPFSVALSGGSTPRAMFAWLAQPDQRDQVDWARVEVFWSDERAVPPGDPQSNYGMAKAALLDHVPVPADRIHRMPAGQTPLVAVADAYAAEIRHSLGVGRARTPRLDLVMLGMGPDGHTASLFPETAALEDRHRLVAANHVPKLGAERLTFTPKLINAAAHVLFLVAGEDKAAALHEVLEGERRPSLYPAQLVAPENGTLHWYVDGAAAARLAG
- a CDS encoding glucose-6-phosphate dehydrogenase assembly protein OpcA — encoded protein: MTTSQTTISADGREPADEGFWQTEASDVPGIEKALASLRKQYASPAAASEGQAGTRNSVANLVIYTGSEEDAARATAVMTELAGRHPSRTILLIADLAPGTPGVHASVSASCRLGAGRRICYEEIRLRAAGASGPHLRSIVDPLLISDLPVFLWWTGDPPFRHDAFLALARLSSRVLIDSGSFRTPAATLQRLGRFMEDDTIDVPVGDLNWNRLAPWREILAQLCDPPTVGELLPQIRRVRIERATRGESNEAPTAQSLLLAGWLASRLDWEPGRAAEETFSGAYRLRLRSAARDVVVELRGESARDARPGDVQGTYIEADSGEHRAAIDITLAGEQEHAFTSVSLDGARPNERSVRFPAPDDATLLGDEIDRLDADRIFEEAAEMSGRLAALLPANADEGPA